The following coding sequences lie in one Saimiri boliviensis isolate mSaiBol1 chromosome 6, mSaiBol1.pri, whole genome shotgun sequence genomic window:
- the SERPINH1 gene encoding serpin H1, whose protein sequence is MRSLLLLSVFCFLAVALAAEVKKPAAAAAPGTTEKLSPKAATLAERSAGLAFSLYQAMAKDQAVENILVSPVVVASSLGLVSLGGKATTASQAKAVLSAEQLRDEEVHAGLGELLRSLSNSTARNVTWKLGSRLYGPSSVSFADDFVRSSKQHYNCEHSKINFRDKRSALQSINEWAAQTTDGKLPEVTKDVERTDGALLVNAMFFKPHWDEKFHHKMVDNRGFMVTRSYTVGVMMMHRTGLYNYYDDEKEKLQIVEMPLAHKLSSLIILMPHHVEPLERLEKLLTKEQLKIWMGKMQKKAVAISLPKGVVEVTHDLQKHLAGLGLTEAIDKNKADLSRMSGKKDLYLASVFHATAFELDTDGNPFDQDIYGREELRNPKLFYADHPFIFLVRDTQSGSLLFIGRLVRPKGDKMRDEL, encoded by the exons ATGCGCTCCCTCCTGCTCCTCAGCGTTTTTTGCTTCTTGGCGGTGGCCCTGGCAGCCGAGGTGAAGAAACCTGCAGCCGCAGCAGCTCCTGGCACCACGGAGAAGCTGAGCCCCAAGGCGGCCACGCTGGCTGAGCGCAGCGCCGGCCTGGCCTTCAGCCTGTACCAGGCCATGGCCAAGGACCAGGCGGTAGAGAACATCCTGGTGTCGCCCGTGGTGGTGGCATCGTCGCTGGGGCTCGTGTCGCTGGGTGGCAAGGCAACCACGGCGTCGCAGGCCAAGGCAGTGCTGAGTGCTGAGCAGCTGCGCGATGAGGAGGTGCACGCCGGCCTGGGCGAGCTGCTGCGCTCACTCAGCAACTCCACGGCGCGCAACGTGACCTGGAAGCTGGGCAGCCGCCTGTACGGACCCAGCTCAGTGAGCTTCGCTGATGACTTTGTGCGCAGCAGCAAGCAGCACTACAACTGCGAGCACTCCAAGATCAACTTCCGCGACAAGCGCAGCGCGCTGCAGTCCATCAACGAGTGGGCCGCGCAGACCACCGACGGCAAGCTGCCCGAGGTCACCAAGGACGTGGAGCGCACGGACGGCGCCCTGCTCGTCAACGCCATGTTCTTCAAGC CACACTGGGATGAGAAATTCCATCACAAGATGGTGGACAACCGTGGCTTCATGGTGACTCGTTCCTATACTGTGGGTGTCATGATGATGCACCGGACAG GGCTCTACAACTACTATGATGACGAGAAGGAAAAGCTGCAAATCGTGGAGATGCCCCTGGCCCACAAGCTCTCCAGCCTCATCATCCTCATGCCCCACCACGTGGAGCCCCTCGAGCGCCTTGAAAAGCTGCTAACCAAAGAACAGCTGAAGATCTGGATGGGGAAGATGCAGAAGAAGGCTGTCGCCATCTCCCTGCCCAAGGGTGTGGTGGAGGTGACCCATGACCTGCAG AAACAcctggctgggctgggcctgACCGAGGCCATCGACAAGAACAAGGCAGACTTGTCGCGCATGTCAGGCAAGAAGGACCTGTACCTGGCCAGCGTGTTCCACGCCACCGCCTTTGAGTTGGACACAGATGGCAATCCCTTTGACCAAGACATCTACGGGCGCGAGGAGCTGCGTAACCCCAAGCTGTTCTACGCCGACCACCCCTTCATCTTCCTGGTGCGGGACACCCAGAGCGGCTCCCTGCTGTTCATTGGGCGCCTGGTCCGGCCTAAGGGTGACAAGATGCGAGACGAGTTGTAG